The Microbacterium sp. zg-Y1090 sequence CATGCAGCAGTCGATCCATGACGCGCAGGTCGCCCGGCTGGGCGCCGCCGAGGCCGAGCTGGTCAGCGCCCGGCCGGGATACAGCGAGCACCAGTCCGGCCTCGCGGCCGACGTCGTGTCGTGCGTGGACGGGTGCGGCACCCTCGACGGCCTTGCGGGCAGCGCCGCCGACCGCTGGATCCGCACGCACGCGTGGGAGTACGGCTGGATCGTGCGGTACGAGGACGGGTACGCGCCCGTCACCGGATACGCGTACGAGCCGTGGCACCTGCGCTACCTCGGCCACGACCTCGCCCGCGCCTACCATGACGGCGGATTCCACTCGCTCGAGGAGTTCTTCGAGCTCCCTCCGGCGCCGGCATACCCGGGCTAGCGTCACCCTCCAGAGTCCGGAACTCAGTTCCGCACTTCACGGCATCCGATCCCACAAACGCGCACCTCGAGACCGGCCCAGAGCCTAGACTCGGGTCATGGCGGCGCCGCCCGAGCGGGCGCAGCGTCGCACCCGGATCCACAGAAGCACGGCGGCCGCGGCGCCGACCGACACCGAAGGAGGCGCGCCATGGAGCGTGACATCTACGACGAGGACCACGAGGCATTCCGCGAGGTCGTCCGCGAGTTCATCAAGCGCTACGCGACGAACGAGAAGCGCGAGAAGTGGGATGCCGACGGCGAGATCGACCGCGAGACCATGCTCGCCGCGGGCGAATCCGGCCTCATCGGGCTGTCCGTCCCCGAGGAGTTCGGCGGCGCCGGCATGCTGCAGGACTACCGCTTCCGCACGATCGTCAACGAAGAGGTCATCGGCGCCGGCGCCGGGTCGCTCGCGGGCGCGTTCGGCATCCAGGACGATCTCGCGGTGCCCTATATCGTGCACATGGGCACGCAGGCGCAGAAGGAGAAGTGGCTGCCCCGCATGGCCACCGGCGAGGTGCTCGGCGCCCTGGCGATGACCGAGCCCGGCGCCGGCAGCGACCTGCGCGGCATCAAGACCACCGCCAAGAAGGTCGACGGCGGCTACATCGTCAACGGCGCGAAGACGTTCATCTCCTCGGGCAAGACCGCCGACATCGTGGTGACGTTCGTGAAGACCGGCGAGGGCACCCGCCCCGACGCCTTCAGCCTGCTCATCCTCGAGAACGGGATGGAGGGCTTCGACCACGGCAAGAAGCTGCACAAGATGGGCTCCCACGGCCACGACACCGCGGAACTGTCGTTCACCGACGTCTTCGTGCCCGAGGAGAACCTCATCAGTGGCACCGAGGGCCAGGGCTTCGTCCAGCTGATGATGAACCTGCCGCTCGAGCGTCTGTCGATCGGCATCGCCGCGGCATCCGCCTCGCAGGCCGCCCTGGCGTGGACGGTGGAGTACACCAAGAGCCGCGAGGCGTTCGGTGAGCGCATCATCGACTTCCAGAACACTCGCTTCAAGCTGGCGGACGTCGCCACGACCGTCGACGTCATGTGGGCGTACCTCGACAAGGCGCTCATGTCCTACAAGGAGGGCAAGCTCACCGGCGAAGAGGCCGCGAAGGTGAAGTTCTGGACCACCGACCGCGAGTGGGAGATCCTCGACACCTGCGTGCAGCTGCACGGCGGGTACGGCTACATCACCGAGTACCCCATCGCCCGGGCGTTCCTCGACGCGCGCGTGCACCGCATCTACGGCGGCACGAACGAGATCATGCGCGACATCGTCAGCCGCAAGATCGCCGGCAAGCGCTGACCTGCACCTGACGCACCCGGATGCCGCGGCCCCACCGGGGGTCGCGGCATCCGTCGTTCGCGGGGAGGTCAGCCCCGTGGCCAGAAGACGACCAGCAGCGCCCCGGTCACGATCCAGAAGGCGACGACGAAGACGGTGTCGCGGGTGCGCCAGGGCACGAGATGCCGCTCGGTGCGGTCGGGGTAGGCCCCGAAGGCGCGGGAATCCATCGCCAGCGCCACCCGCTCGGCGTGACGGATGGCCCCCGCCAGCAGCGGCACGAGGTATCCGGCACCGCGGGCGATCGCGGCGAACGGCCCGCGGCCGCCGTGCGAGCCGCGCACCCGGTGTGCCTGGCGGATCACGTCGAGCTCGTAGCGGAACCGCGGCACGAACCGGAAGGCCGCCAGCGCCGTGTAGCCCACCCGGTACGGCACGCGCAGCTGCTGAACGAGCGCGCGCACCAGGTCGGGGCCGGTGGTGGTCAAGCCGGC is a genomic window containing:
- a CDS encoding acyl-CoA dehydrogenase family protein is translated as MERDIYDEDHEAFREVVREFIKRYATNEKREKWDADGEIDRETMLAAGESGLIGLSVPEEFGGAGMLQDYRFRTIVNEEVIGAGAGSLAGAFGIQDDLAVPYIVHMGTQAQKEKWLPRMATGEVLGALAMTEPGAGSDLRGIKTTAKKVDGGYIVNGAKTFISSGKTADIVVTFVKTGEGTRPDAFSLLILENGMEGFDHGKKLHKMGSHGHDTAELSFTDVFVPEENLISGTEGQGFVQLMMNLPLERLSIGIAAASASQAALAWTVEYTKSREAFGERIIDFQNTRFKLADVATTVDVMWAYLDKALMSYKEGKLTGEEAAKVKFWTTDREWEILDTCVQLHGGYGYITEYPIARAFLDARVHRIYGGTNEIMRDIVSRKIAGKR
- a CDS encoding energy-coupling factor transporter transmembrane component T, which translates into the protein MTVVADPYAEAAPAPAARFLYGLNPLAKFLAPLPAMTILVFARDLTTPLAFLLLSYLVVIVGARWTPRLAATLLAAVPLGILLIGFGMSVWVDADRVAATAPVLQAGSWTLYAGALQIGMATALRLGAIVALALMAGLTTTGPDLVRALVQQLRVPYRVGYTALAAFRFVPRFRYELDVIRQAHRVRGSHGGRGPFAAIARGAGYLVPLLAGAIRHAERVALAMDSRAFGAYPDRTERHLVPWRTRDTVFVVAFWIVTGALLVVFWPRG